One genomic region from Vitis riparia cultivar Riparia Gloire de Montpellier isolate 1030 chromosome 17, EGFV_Vit.rip_1.0, whole genome shotgun sequence encodes:
- the LOC117934392 gene encoding kinesin-like protein KIN-8A isoform X2, which produces MPVSTRSQIFEQNESNPDHRTRPGNRQDETRIGLPSRNPHHGLKEKMKALTLLYEQQKQASMALKNPSSKPQDQRFSTHPSVELLNSIKAEENKPKQGNVMKENTLPNSTITRTFVLPLPPVDDAKENVIAGVDRIVGFSCPRRAPVSNNVARKLSMVASEPRGIGGTKNVQELEAISERPGIGSRILVFVRLRPMAKKEKEAGSRCCVRIVNRRDLYLTEFATENDYLRLKRLRGRHFAFDASFPDSATQQEVYSTTTAELVEAVLQGRNGSVFCYGATGAGKTYTMLGTVENPGVMVLAIKDLFTKIRQRSCDGNHVVHLSYLEVYNETVRDLLAPGRPLVLREDKQGIVAAGLTQYRAYSTDEVMALLQQGNLNRTTEPTRVNETSSRSHAILQVVVEYKIKDASMNIINRVGKLSLIDLAGSERALATDQRTLRSLEGANINRSLLALSSCINALVEGKKHIPYRNSKLTQLLKDSLGGACNTVMIANISPSNLSFGETQNTLHWADRAKEIRNKACDTNEEIQQLPESEADQAKLLLELQKENRELRVQLARQQQKVLTLQAQSLAANCSPTPSSVTSLLSPPSSIQPNEKRKPRSSFLAGNCFTPESKRKGAEETVRELQRTVKALEAEMERMKKDHVFQLKQKDDFIRDLSRKSGKQSEGVVVGQGVKRVVTRASLRPKEPTGGELKSPSHRFLSPAPTAKKRSFWDITTANSPSVATLNGRKTRSHVISEPAAAPSMLLQPGFYSSKANALKR; this is translated from the exons ATGCCAGTGTCAACAAGGTCTCAGATCTTCGAGCAAAATGAATCCAATCCGGACCATAGAACCCGACCCGGGAACCGCCAAGATGAGACCCGCATTGGTCTTCCATCAAGAAACCCACACCACGGCCTCAAGGAGAAGATGAAAGCTCTAACACTCTTGTATGAGCAGCAGAAGCAAGCTTCAATGGCGCTCAAGAACCCCTCCTCCAAGCCTCAAGACCAGCGCTTTTCCACTCATCCCAGCGTCGAGCTTCTCAATTCCATAAAAGCcgaagaaaacaaaccaaaacaaGGCAATGTGATGAAAGAAAACACTTTGCCCAATTCCACAATTACAAGAACTTTCGTCTTGCCACTCCCTCCAGTTGATGACGCCAAGGAAAATGTGATCGCGGGTGTCGATCGCATTGTGGGGTTTTCGTGTCCAAGAAGGGCTCCGGTCTCCAACAATGTGGCTCGGAAGCTGTCGATGGTGGCTTCGGAGCCTAGAGGGATTGGAGGGACAAAGAATGTGCAAGAATTGGAGGCTATTTCGGAGAGACCCGGAATTGGGAGTAGAATTCTTGTTTTTGTGAGGCTTAGGCCTATGGCCAAGAAGGAGAAAGAGGCTGGATCGCGGTGTTGTGTGAGAATCGTAAACCGGCGTGATCTTTATCTTACCGAGTTTGCCACTGAGAATGATTATTTGAGGCTGAAGAGGCTTCGGGGAAGACATTTCGCATTCGACGCTTCCTTCCCGGATTCAGCAACGCAGCAAGAGGTTTATTCCACTAC AACTGCAGAGCTAGTGGAAGCAGTATTGCAAGGGAGGAATGGGTCAGTGTTCTGTTATGGTGCCACAGGAGCTGGAAAAACATACACAATGCTGGGTACAGTAGAGAATCCAGGAGTGATGGTTTTGGCAATAAAAGATCTCTTCACCAAGATCAGGCAGAGGAGCTGTGATGGGAATCATGTGGTTCACCTCTCCTATCTTGAGGTCTATAATGAAACTGTCAGGGATTTGCTTGCCCCTGGAAGGCCTCTTGTCCTGAGAGAAGATAAACAG GGGATTGTAGCAGCAGGTCTTACACAATACAGAGCTTATTCTACAGATGAG GTGATGGCATTGCTTCAACAAGGAAACCTAAACAGAACTACTGAACCAACCCGTGTCAATGAAACTTCTTCACGGTCCCATGCTATTCTGCAG GTTGTGGTTGAATACAAAATTAAAGATGCTTCTATGAATATCATTAATCGGGTGGGGAAGCTGTCACTGATTGATCTTGCTGGGTCTGAAAGAGCTCTTGCAACTGACCAGAGGACGCTTAGATCACTTGAGGGTGCCAACATAAATAGGTCGCTCCTTGCACTGAGCAGCTGCATCAATGCCCTTGTGGAAGGGAAGAAGCACATACCCTACAGGAATTCAAAGCTCACCCAACTCCTCAAGGACTCTTTAGGAGGAGCTTGCAACACTGTGATGATTGCCAATATTAGCCCAAGCAACCTCTCATTTGGAGAAACTCAAAACACCCTTCACTGGGCTGATCGAGCCAAGGAGATCCGGAACAAG GCATGTGACACCAATGAAGAAATACAGCAATTACCTGAATCTGAAGCTGATCAGGCCAAGCTATTACTTGAATTGCAGAAAGAGAACAGAGAATTACGAGTACAGCTTGCACGCCAGCAACAGAAAGTTCTAACCCTTCAAGCACAGTCCTTGGCTGCAAACTGCTCTCCAACCCCGTCTTCAGTTACATCTCTGTTGTCTCCTCCATCTTCTATTCAACCAAATGAAAAACGGAAACCCAGATCCTCCTTCTTAGCTGGAAACTGTTTCACACCAGAATCGAAGAGAAAAGGAGCAGAGGAGACAGTTAGAGAGCTTCAGCGGACTGTGAAGGCATTAGAAGCAGAAATGGAGAGAATGAAAAAGGATCATGTGTTTCAGCTAAAGCAGAAGGATGATTTTATACGCGACCTTTCAAGGAAAAGTGGAAAACAATCAGAGGGAGTTGTAGTAGGCCAAGGGGTGAAGAGGGTTGTTACAAGAGCGAGCTTGCGCCCTAAGGAACCAACTGGTGGTGAGTTGAAGAGCCCAAGTCATCGGTTTCTGTCTCCAGCACCAACAGCTAAGAAACGAAGTTTCTGGGACATAACTACAGCTAACAGCCCTTCAGTGGCCACTTTAAATGGGAGAAAAACAAGAAGCCATGTCATTTCCGAGCCTGCTGCAGCTCCCTCAATGCTTCTTCAG CCGGGTTTTTACTCATCAAAAGCCAACGCTTTGAAGCGGTAA
- the LOC117934392 gene encoding kinesin-like protein KIN-8A isoform X1, with protein sequence MPVSTRSQIFEQNESNPDHRTRPGNRQDETRIGLPSRNPHHGLKEKMKALTLLYEQQKQASMALKNPSSKPQDQRFSTHPSVELLNSIKAEENKPKQGNVMKENTLPNSTITRTFVLPLPPVDDAKENVIAGVDRIVGFSCPRRAPVSNNVARKLSMVASEPRGIGGTKNVQELEAISERPGIGSRILVFVRLRPMAKKEKEAGSRCCVRIVNRRDLYLTEFATENDYLRLKRLRGRHFAFDASFPDSATQQEVYSTTTAELVEAVLQGRNGSVFCYGATGAGKTYTMLGTVENPGVMVLAIKDLFTKIRQRSCDGNHVVHLSYLEVYNETVRDLLAPGRPLVLREDKQGIVAAGLTQYRAYSTDEVMALLQQGNLNRTTEPTRVNETSSRSHAILQVVVEYKIKDASMNIINRVGKLSLIDLAGSERALATDQRTLRSLEGANINRSLLALSSCINALVEGKKHIPYRNSKLTQLLKDSLGGACNTVMIANISPSNLSFGETQNTLHWADRAKEIRNKACDTNEEIQQLPESEADQAKLLLELQKENRELRVQLARQQQKVLTLQAQSLAANCSPTPSSVTSLLSPPSSIQPNEKRKPRSSFLAGNCFTPESKRKGAEETVRELQRTVKALEAEMERMKKDHVFQLKQKDDFIRDLSRKSGKQSEGVVVGQGVKRVVTRASLRPKEPTGGELKSPSHRFLSPAPTAKKRSFWDITTANSPSVATLNGRKTRSHVISEPAAAPSMLLQLAYPCFWFVFMFGPHMINCINQPGFYSSKANALKR encoded by the exons ATGCCAGTGTCAACAAGGTCTCAGATCTTCGAGCAAAATGAATCCAATCCGGACCATAGAACCCGACCCGGGAACCGCCAAGATGAGACCCGCATTGGTCTTCCATCAAGAAACCCACACCACGGCCTCAAGGAGAAGATGAAAGCTCTAACACTCTTGTATGAGCAGCAGAAGCAAGCTTCAATGGCGCTCAAGAACCCCTCCTCCAAGCCTCAAGACCAGCGCTTTTCCACTCATCCCAGCGTCGAGCTTCTCAATTCCATAAAAGCcgaagaaaacaaaccaaaacaaGGCAATGTGATGAAAGAAAACACTTTGCCCAATTCCACAATTACAAGAACTTTCGTCTTGCCACTCCCTCCAGTTGATGACGCCAAGGAAAATGTGATCGCGGGTGTCGATCGCATTGTGGGGTTTTCGTGTCCAAGAAGGGCTCCGGTCTCCAACAATGTGGCTCGGAAGCTGTCGATGGTGGCTTCGGAGCCTAGAGGGATTGGAGGGACAAAGAATGTGCAAGAATTGGAGGCTATTTCGGAGAGACCCGGAATTGGGAGTAGAATTCTTGTTTTTGTGAGGCTTAGGCCTATGGCCAAGAAGGAGAAAGAGGCTGGATCGCGGTGTTGTGTGAGAATCGTAAACCGGCGTGATCTTTATCTTACCGAGTTTGCCACTGAGAATGATTATTTGAGGCTGAAGAGGCTTCGGGGAAGACATTTCGCATTCGACGCTTCCTTCCCGGATTCAGCAACGCAGCAAGAGGTTTATTCCACTAC AACTGCAGAGCTAGTGGAAGCAGTATTGCAAGGGAGGAATGGGTCAGTGTTCTGTTATGGTGCCACAGGAGCTGGAAAAACATACACAATGCTGGGTACAGTAGAGAATCCAGGAGTGATGGTTTTGGCAATAAAAGATCTCTTCACCAAGATCAGGCAGAGGAGCTGTGATGGGAATCATGTGGTTCACCTCTCCTATCTTGAGGTCTATAATGAAACTGTCAGGGATTTGCTTGCCCCTGGAAGGCCTCTTGTCCTGAGAGAAGATAAACAG GGGATTGTAGCAGCAGGTCTTACACAATACAGAGCTTATTCTACAGATGAG GTGATGGCATTGCTTCAACAAGGAAACCTAAACAGAACTACTGAACCAACCCGTGTCAATGAAACTTCTTCACGGTCCCATGCTATTCTGCAG GTTGTGGTTGAATACAAAATTAAAGATGCTTCTATGAATATCATTAATCGGGTGGGGAAGCTGTCACTGATTGATCTTGCTGGGTCTGAAAGAGCTCTTGCAACTGACCAGAGGACGCTTAGATCACTTGAGGGTGCCAACATAAATAGGTCGCTCCTTGCACTGAGCAGCTGCATCAATGCCCTTGTGGAAGGGAAGAAGCACATACCCTACAGGAATTCAAAGCTCACCCAACTCCTCAAGGACTCTTTAGGAGGAGCTTGCAACACTGTGATGATTGCCAATATTAGCCCAAGCAACCTCTCATTTGGAGAAACTCAAAACACCCTTCACTGGGCTGATCGAGCCAAGGAGATCCGGAACAAG GCATGTGACACCAATGAAGAAATACAGCAATTACCTGAATCTGAAGCTGATCAGGCCAAGCTATTACTTGAATTGCAGAAAGAGAACAGAGAATTACGAGTACAGCTTGCACGCCAGCAACAGAAAGTTCTAACCCTTCAAGCACAGTCCTTGGCTGCAAACTGCTCTCCAACCCCGTCTTCAGTTACATCTCTGTTGTCTCCTCCATCTTCTATTCAACCAAATGAAAAACGGAAACCCAGATCCTCCTTCTTAGCTGGAAACTGTTTCACACCAGAATCGAAGAGAAAAGGAGCAGAGGAGACAGTTAGAGAGCTTCAGCGGACTGTGAAGGCATTAGAAGCAGAAATGGAGAGAATGAAAAAGGATCATGTGTTTCAGCTAAAGCAGAAGGATGATTTTATACGCGACCTTTCAAGGAAAAGTGGAAAACAATCAGAGGGAGTTGTAGTAGGCCAAGGGGTGAAGAGGGTTGTTACAAGAGCGAGCTTGCGCCCTAAGGAACCAACTGGTGGTGAGTTGAAGAGCCCAAGTCATCGGTTTCTGTCTCCAGCACCAACAGCTAAGAAACGAAGTTTCTGGGACATAACTACAGCTAACAGCCCTTCAGTGGCCACTTTAAATGGGAGAAAAACAAGAAGCCATGTCATTTCCGAGCCTGCTGCAGCTCCCTCAATGCTTCTTCAG CTTGCATATCCATGTTTCTGGTTTGTGTTCATGTTCGGACCACACATGATCAATTGCATCAACCAGCCGGGTTTTTACTCATCAAAAGCCAACGCTTTGAAGCGGTAA